The genomic window ATTCAAAATATGATATTACAGAGTTTGAAACGGGCCTGATGAGGGTAGCCCAAAATACTTTTGACCCAGATAAATATTTGTTTCAGGAAGGTCAGCATTTAAAAAGAAAAACAGTGAGCCTCTGGCTAAACCGAAAATTCACTGCTGCCCAATTAGAAGAGAATAAATTAAAGGAAGAGGAAAACATTGGACTTAACCCTCTTGATAACGGGAAAGAAGAAACTCCAAAGTTTTTGGCCCATATATTAGAACATAATTATTTAGTTAAAAATGATGAGGGCAAGTATAAATTAGGAGGAGTCGTCATTGGGCTTGCTCTTAATTCAGTTTACTATTACCAAAAGATCCAATATGGCCCAACATATGAAACGAAAATTAGCCATGCTGAACTTGAAAAAGAGGGAAAGAAGCTCGCGGATGAGGTATTAAGCAGATTACGAAAAATGGATCAACTAAAGGACGTGCCTATCACAATCGCTTTATTCGAGCAGCAAAGTAAAACATCCGTTGTTCCCGGAAATTTCTTCGCCTACGCCAATGCCCCAAAGGGAAGCACTAAATTAGGTGGCTGGGAAAAGATTGAAGAAAAGTATGTCCAATTTCCTTCATCAGCTGCGACTGAATCTCACCGCGATGATTTAACGTCCTTTTTGAACTTTAAACAAGATGTCGAAGCCTATTTCCCTAATTTTAATGGGGTAATTGGTAAGGCATTTTATGTTCAGGGACAGTTACAAGAGCTATCCATTAATATTCCGATTCAGTTTTATGGGAAGGCTGAAGGGATTGGTTTCACTCAATATGTTGCAGGTCTTATTATGAAACATTTTCCGGAATATATCTCCATAGAGGTTAATGTTTCATCCGTTTACGGCCCGGAAGCCCTGATTGTCCGGAAAGCTGATCAAAATGAACCCTTTGTCCACATCTACAATTAGTATTTTTTGGATTAACTGGAAGACGAAAAATTCACTATTGGTAAAGGAAATGTCTATTTTCACATTCAAATCAGAATGCAAATTAGACCATGATGTTTGAAGGGATAAATCAAAACTGATAATATTGTATTTGGGTGCAAAGCTATACAAAGATAACAGTGAGCACATAATTAGCTATTAGTTTACCTTTGTGTTCATTTGTCATTTTTATTAGATTTATGGAGGCGAAGAAAATGGTACAACCTTACAGACACGAACCATTTACAGATTTTAAATTAGAAGAAAACCGTCAAGCGTATTTAACAGGTTTAAAAACGGTTGAAGGCTATTTAGGAAAAGATTACGATTTAGTTATTGGCGGAGAACGCATTACGACTGAAGAAAAAATTACATCATACAATCCTGCTAATAAGGAAGAAGTGATCGGACGTGTATCAAAGGCAAGCCAAGAGCTAGCTGAAAAAGCAATGCAGGCTGCAGTTGAAGCGTTCAAAACATGGAAAAAAGTAAAGCCGGAAATTCGTGCGGACGTTCTTTTCAAAGCTGCAGCGATTATCCGCCGCCGCAAGCATGAATTCTCCGCTCTTCTAACAAAAGAAGCAGGAAAGCCTTGGAATGAGGCGGATGCGGATACAGCTGAAGCAATTGATTTCTTAGAGTACTATGCTCGTCAAATGCTGCGCATTAAAGATGGTGTTCCAGTGAACAGCCGTCCAAACGAATTCAACCGTTATGACTATATTCCATTAGGTGTTGGAATTATTATTTCTCCTTGGAACTTCCCGTTAGCGATCATGGCTGGTACGACAGTTGCCGCAATCGTTACAGGAAACACAGTATTACTAAAACCAGCTTCAACAACGCCAATTGTTGCAGCGAAATTCGTTGAAGTTATGGAAGAGGCAGGACTTCCTGCAGGTGTTCTTAACTTCGTTCCAGGAAGCGGTGCGGAAGTGGGTGACTACTTAGTTGACCATAAAGACACTCGTTTCATCAGCTTCACAGGCTCTCGTGATGTAGGTCTTCGTATTTTCGAACGTGCTTCAAAAATTAATGAAGGTCAAATTTGGATGAAGCGCCTGATCGCAGAAATGGGCGGAAAAGACACGATTGTTGTCGATAAAGAAGCAGATCTTGAATTAGCTGCGACTTCTATTGTTGCTTCTGCGTTTGGATTCTCCGGACAAAAATGTTCTGCATGTTCTCGTGCAGTAGTTGTGGAAGATGTTTACGATCAAGTATTAAACCGTGTTGTTGAATTAACAAACGAATTAACACAAGGGGATCCAACAGATCCAAACAATTACATGGCGACGGTTATTGACCAAAGTGCGTACAACAAAGTGATGAGCTATATCGAAATTGGCAAGCAAGAAGGTAAGCTAATGACAGGCGGAGAAGGAGACGATTCGAAAGGATACTTCGTCAAACCAACTGTATTCGCTGATCTTTCACCAGAATCTCGCATCATGAAGGAGGAAATCTTTGGCCCAGTTGTTGGCTTTACAAAAGCTAAAGATTTCGATGATGCAATTGACATTGCCAACAACACTGAATACGGTTTAACTGGTGCCGTTATTACAAATAACCGTATGAATCAAGAAAAAGCACGCGAAGATTTCCATGTTGGAAACCTATACTTTAACCGTGGTTGCACAGGTGCTATTGTAGGCTACCAGCCATTCGGCGGATTCAATATGTCAGGAACTGACTCTAAAGCAGGCGGACCTGATTATCTGCTTCTTCACATGCAAGCAAAAACAACATCTGAAATGTTCTAATTTTAAAGGAGTGATTTGTCATTGGGCAGATCACTCTTTTTTCGTTTTTCAAAAATAATCATTTTTGGGCATAGAAAAATGAGCGAAAAATTTAAAAACATTACCTGTTCAAGTTCTCAAAAGGGGGCCACTGGTAAAAGAGGTGCAGTTTAATTGCCCGTTCAAGGTTAAAAAGGCGGTCACCGGTAAAAGGAATACCATCTCATTGCCCGTTCAAGGTTAAAAAGACAGTGATCGGTAAAAGCCGCCCCGTTTCATTCCCCGTATAAGTTCAAAATGCGTCATAACTAGCTGAGGCCCAACTCTTTTAAAATTTCCAACAGATATTGAATACAATTTTCTAAAAATTTAATAAAATAGGGTTCCTTTTTTAAACCACCTGTTATATAATACAAAATGTAGAATATAAATTGTAATATAACAACAAAAGAGGATCATCAAATCATATTAAAGGAGGAGTAACACAGATGACTGAATCAAGAGTGAAGCAATTGCAGGAAAGTTGGGAAATGGATGCAGGATGGAAAGGGATTGAAAGACCATATTCTGCAGAAGAGGTCATTCAATTAAGGGGCTCCATCGACATTGAATATACACTGGCACGGAGAGGAGCAGAAAAGCTTTGGAAGCTTGTGAATGAAGAGGATTTTGTTCATGCGTTAGGAGCATTGACAGGAAATCAGGCCGTTCAGCAGGTTAAAGCAGGATTGAAAGCCATTTATTTAAGCGGCTGGCAAGTAGCGGCAGATGCCAATCTTTCAGGTCATATGTATCCCGATCAAAGCCTGTACCCTGCAAATAGTGTTCCGAGCGTAGTCAAAAGAATTAATCAGGCACTGCAGCGTGCTGATCAAATTCATCATATGGAAGGGGATTCATCTATTGACTGGTTCGCTCCGATTGTAGCT from Bacillus sp. DTU_2020_1000418_1_SI_GHA_SEK_038 includes these protein-coding regions:
- the pruA gene encoding L-glutamate gamma-semialdehyde dehydrogenase codes for the protein MVQPYRHEPFTDFKLEENRQAYLTGLKTVEGYLGKDYDLVIGGERITTEEKITSYNPANKEEVIGRVSKASQELAEKAMQAAVEAFKTWKKVKPEIRADVLFKAAAIIRRRKHEFSALLTKEAGKPWNEADADTAEAIDFLEYYARQMLRIKDGVPVNSRPNEFNRYDYIPLGVGIIISPWNFPLAIMAGTTVAAIVTGNTVLLKPASTTPIVAAKFVEVMEEAGLPAGVLNFVPGSGAEVGDYLVDHKDTRFISFTGSRDVGLRIFERASKINEGQIWMKRLIAEMGGKDTIVVDKEADLELAATSIVASAFGFSGQKCSACSRAVVVEDVYDQVLNRVVELTNELTQGDPTDPNNYMATVIDQSAYNKVMSYIEIGKQEGKLMTGGEGDDSKGYFVKPTVFADLSPESRIMKEEIFGPVVGFTKAKDFDDAIDIANNTEYGLTGAVITNNRMNQEKAREDFHVGNLYFNRGCTGAIVGYQPFGGFNMSGTDSKAGGPDYLLLHMQAKTTSEMF
- a CDS encoding CamS family sex pheromone protein, giving the protein MKKLMLLALSLSLLLAGCAPNFNEQDEVVREKEDAKEKAIIPSFKISDQYYQTVLPFEPSESRGLVVGNINSKYDITEFETGLMRVAQNTFDPDKYLFQEGQHLKRKTVSLWLNRKFTAAQLEENKLKEEENIGLNPLDNGKEETPKFLAHILEHNYLVKNDEGKYKLGGVVIGLALNSVYYYQKIQYGPTYETKISHAELEKEGKKLADEVLSRLRKMDQLKDVPITIALFEQQSKTSVVPGNFFAYANAPKGSTKLGGWEKIEEKYVQFPSSAATESHRDDLTSFLNFKQDVEAYFPNFNGVIGKAFYVQGQLQELSINIPIQFYGKAEGIGFTQYVAGLIMKHFPEYISIEVNVSSVYGPEALIVRKADQNEPFVHIYN